Proteins found in one Salinimonas lutimaris genomic segment:
- a CDS encoding glycoside hydrolase family 3 protein: MKSVFKPSLTAMAAALILAGCQSDNTALNDTGSAAQQADKVPDFWPEVRYDTANQAEVEARVNALLSDMTLEQKVAQIMQPEIRDVTVEDMRRYGFGSYLNGGGSFPGGNKHATMQEWVALAEAMYQASVDDSLDGSAIPTMWGTDAVHGHNNVIGATLFPHNIGLGAMRDAPLVGKIAEATAKEVRATGIDWIFAPTVAVARDDRWGRTYEAYSEDPEVVGEYARAVVTGMQGDISDGHIDDEHVVSTVKHFIGDGGTHLGDDQGDNRADEKTLFDIHAQGYVQGLNAGAQSVMASFNSWHGEKIHGSKYLLTDVLKDKMGFDGFVVGDWNGHGQIEGCTNEDCPQALNAGLDVYMVPTGAWKPLLENTIAQVKSGVIPISRLDDAVRRVLRVKVRTGLFEQPSPANRKLSANAQIIGAQAHRDIAREAVRKSLVMLKNSDNLLPLSPAANILVAGDAADNIGKQSGGWSITWQGTGNKNEDFPGATSIFSGIKQAVTAAGGSATLSVDGSFDARPDVAIVVFGEEPYAEGNGDLSNLEYQRGEKQDLALLKSLKEQGVPTVAVFITGRPLWTNPEINASDAFVVAWLPGTEGQGVADVLFTNAQGEAEYPMQGKLSFSWPATPTQVVNKGDGQKPQFAYGYGLQYGQPDPLTQPLAESAGAGDDLVLTHNIFVRDFQNGWNLVVSSQESTTAMTSNTLDNDVASIRTADRNVQEDSLAIHIKQPASVRFSAQFPEDLRDYNTDQAALVMDIQLDDPDHAPDVGLACQEQCSNHLRLSDYAESTTKWQTVRIPARCFAERGASFRDVFTVLALHSEQSVQFSMSDIRIEPDAEPDTPCAD, from the coding sequence ATGAAATCTGTTTTTAAACCGTCGCTGACAGCCATGGCGGCTGCCCTGATTCTGGCCGGTTGCCAGTCTGACAATACGGCTTTAAATGATACTGGCAGTGCTGCGCAGCAGGCAGACAAGGTGCCGGATTTCTGGCCAGAGGTTCGCTACGACACCGCGAATCAGGCTGAGGTGGAAGCCCGGGTAAACGCACTGTTATCTGATATGACGCTGGAGCAGAAAGTTGCCCAGATCATGCAGCCAGAAATCCGTGATGTGACGGTTGAGGATATGCGCCGGTATGGTTTTGGTTCTTACCTTAACGGCGGAGGCTCGTTCCCCGGCGGTAATAAACATGCAACCATGCAAGAGTGGGTAGCACTGGCCGAGGCTATGTATCAGGCATCGGTAGATGACTCGCTGGATGGCAGCGCCATTCCTACCATGTGGGGCACTGATGCTGTTCACGGACACAACAATGTCATTGGCGCAACCTTATTCCCGCATAACATCGGTCTGGGCGCGATGCGTGACGCGCCACTGGTTGGCAAAATTGCCGAAGCCACCGCCAAAGAGGTCAGGGCAACCGGTATCGACTGGATTTTTGCACCCACAGTAGCGGTTGCCCGCGATGATCGCTGGGGGCGTACCTATGAAGCGTATTCTGAAGATCCCGAGGTAGTGGGTGAATATGCCAGAGCGGTAGTCACCGGTATGCAGGGTGATATCAGCGATGGCCATATCGATGATGAGCATGTGGTCTCTACGGTAAAACATTTTATCGGTGATGGCGGCACACACCTGGGGGACGACCAGGGAGATAACCGCGCGGACGAAAAAACCTTATTCGATATTCATGCGCAGGGCTATGTACAGGGGCTCAATGCGGGCGCGCAGTCAGTGATGGCGTCATTTAACAGCTGGCATGGAGAAAAAATTCATGGCAGCAAATATCTGCTGACCGATGTTTTAAAAGACAAAATGGGCTTTGACGGGTTTGTGGTAGGCGACTGGAATGGTCACGGCCAAATCGAAGGCTGCACAAATGAAGATTGTCCGCAGGCGCTCAATGCCGGACTGGATGTGTATATGGTGCCAACCGGGGCCTGGAAACCGCTGCTTGAAAATACCATTGCGCAGGTGAAAAGCGGTGTCATTCCCATAAGCCGACTCGATGATGCCGTGCGCCGTGTACTAAGGGTCAAAGTAAGAACCGGTTTATTCGAGCAACCGTCGCCGGCTAACCGGAAATTATCTGCCAATGCACAGATAATCGGCGCACAGGCGCACCGGGATATTGCCCGGGAAGCGGTTCGCAAGTCTCTGGTTATGCTGAAAAACAGTGATAACCTGCTGCCGCTGTCCCCGGCAGCGAACATTCTGGTGGCCGGTGATGCGGCCGACAATATTGGTAAACAGTCTGGTGGCTGGTCTATTACCTGGCAGGGAACAGGCAATAAAAACGAGGATTTTCCGGGGGCTACGTCGATTTTCAGCGGTATTAAGCAGGCGGTAACAGCCGCTGGCGGCTCCGCAACCCTGTCCGTAGACGGCAGTTTTGATGCCCGTCCGGATGTGGCCATTGTGGTATTTGGTGAAGAGCCATACGCAGAAGGCAACGGGGATTTATCCAACCTGGAGTACCAGCGCGGTGAAAAGCAGGATCTGGCCTTGCTGAAATCCCTGAAGGAACAGGGTGTACCCACGGTGGCCGTATTTATCACAGGCCGGCCGTTATGGACCAATCCTGAAATTAACGCCAGTGACGCATTTGTTGTCGCCTGGTTGCCTGGCACCGAAGGGCAGGGAGTGGCAGATGTGTTATTTACCAATGCGCAGGGTGAAGCTGAATATCCGATGCAGGGTAAACTGTCTTTCTCATGGCCGGCCACTCCCACTCAGGTTGTCAATAAAGGAGATGGCCAGAAGCCCCAGTTTGCCTATGGTTATGGCTTGCAATATGGCCAGCCGGACCCGCTGACTCAGCCATTAGCAGAGTCAGCCGGCGCGGGTGATGATCTGGTGCTGACCCATAATATTTTTGTCCGCGACTTCCAGAATGGCTGGAATCTGGTGGTTAGCAGTCAGGAAAGTACTACGGCGATGACCAGTAACACACTGGACAATGATGTGGCCAGTATTCGTACTGCCGATCGTAATGTGCAGGAAGACTCGCTGGCTATCCATATTAAACAGCCGGCCAGTGTGCGGTTTAGCGCGCAGTTCCCTGAAGATTTGCGTGATTATAATACTGACCAGGCTGCCCTGGTCATGGATATTCAGCTGGATGATCCGGACCATGCGCCTGATGTTGGCCTGGCCTGTCAGGAGCAGTGCAGCAATCATCTGCGCCTGAGTGACTATGCTGAGTCTACGACCAAGTGGCAAACCGTGCGCATTCCGGCTCGCTGTTTTGCTGAGCGCGGCGCATCGTTCAGGGACGTGTTCACGGTACTGGCGCTGCACAGCGAGCAATCCGTGCAGTTTAGCATGTCTGACATTCGCATTGAGCCAGACGCTGAACCGGATACGCCATGCGCTGACTAA